Proteins found in one Planococcus citri chromosome 2, ihPlaCitr1.1, whole genome shotgun sequence genomic segment:
- the LOC135834686 gene encoding uncharacterized protein LOC135834686 isoform X1, whose amino-acid sequence MLGIGVSLCECPLKCASFLILILVLLFEYCDFVLLSYHIVFICSSGDEAVSILDISYFSSLWLLRFAPFFFLLFYVIVDAYANEKEDRNYLKLFLLFQSICLIKTLIISAVCLQLYDSNLSLNTDTFAEKGNRWLLFINSYSLLFFYFVQTSRPFLMGYLIQLGFNGYVLALICFQYRKFRSEHHRRNRKDVPIAIAIIGIDLVKF is encoded by the exons atgttgggAATTGGTGTTTCGTTATGTGAATGTCCCTTAAAATGTGCTTCGTTTCTTATCTTGATTTTAGTGCTC ctattcGAATACTGTGATTTTGTATTACTTAGCTATCATATCGTTTTCATTTGTTCGTCTGGTGATGAAGCTGTTTCTATCCTTGATATCAGTT atttttcatctttatgGCTTCTACGATTTGCTCCATTTTTCTTTCTGTTATTTTACGTGATTGTAGACGCATATGcaaatgaaaaa gaaGATCGAAATTACCTGAAACTCTTCCTGCTGTTTCAATCTATTTGTTTGATAAAAACACTGATCATTAGTGCAGTATGCCTTCAGTTATATGACAGTAACCTGAGCCTAAATACGGATACTTTTGCAGAAAAAGGAAATCGGTGGCTGCTTTTTATAAATTCGTATTCGTTGTTGTTCTTTTATTTTGTGCAGACTAGTCGACCTTTTTTAATGGGTTATCTTATTCAGCTAG gTTTCAATGGATATGTTTTAGCATTAATTTGCTTCCAGTACAGAAAATTTCGATCAGAACATCATCGTCGTAATCGTAAGGATGTACCTATTGCAATCGCAATCATTGGAATCgatctcgtgaaattttaa
- the LOC135834686 gene encoding uncharacterized protein LOC135834686 isoform X2 yields the protein MCCKSKHLILLIIRIFTRLFEYCDFVLLSYHIVFICSSGDEAVSILDISYFSSLWLLRFAPFFFLLFYVIVDAYANEKEDRNYLKLFLLFQSICLIKTLIISAVCLQLYDSNLSLNTDTFAEKGNRWLLFINSYSLLFFYFVQTSRPFLMGYLIQLGFNGYVLALICFQYRKFRSEHHRRNRKDVPIAIAIIGIDLVKF from the exons ATGTGTTGTAAAAGCAAGCACCTGATTTTGCTGATAATAAGAATTTTTACCCGA ctattcGAATACTGTGATTTTGTATTACTTAGCTATCATATCGTTTTCATTTGTTCGTCTGGTGATGAAGCTGTTTCTATCCTTGATATCAGTT atttttcatctttatgGCTTCTACGATTTGCTCCATTTTTCTTTCTGTTATTTTACGTGATTGTAGACGCATATGcaaatgaaaaa gaaGATCGAAATTACCTGAAACTCTTCCTGCTGTTTCAATCTATTTGTTTGATAAAAACACTGATCATTAGTGCAGTATGCCTTCAGTTATATGACAGTAACCTGAGCCTAAATACGGATACTTTTGCAGAAAAAGGAAATCGGTGGCTGCTTTTTATAAATTCGTATTCGTTGTTGTTCTTTTATTTTGTGCAGACTAGTCGACCTTTTTTAATGGGTTATCTTATTCAGCTAG gTTTCAATGGATATGTTTTAGCATTAATTTGCTTCCAGTACAGAAAATTTCGATCAGAACATCATCGTCGTAATCGTAAGGATGTACCTATTGCAATCGCAATCATTGGAATCgatctcgtgaaattttaa
- the LOC135834687 gene encoding uncharacterized protein LOC135834687, which yields MLENDRRFCGCSLQTGATAIVVFDVIWNIVFCSLLAITNGKYFDIVALCLVLIELCIAPIAFIGVRTEISLAILPFLMLESFRVICLGSIIILYPTLDIPLQLIHFIAFFIVDLCLFVVMCYCFKEIREKNYCREAVVIHEAMHSGRRKISRLGSSLNMDMFTPPRSYDNLS from the exons atgttggaaaatgatCGCCGTTTTTGTGGATGTTCGCTTCAAACTGGAGCCACTGCTATTGTAGTTTTTGATGTG ATATGGAATATCGTATTTTGTAGTTTATTGGCAATCACAA ACGGAAAATATTTCGATATTGTGGCACTTTGTTTGGTGTTAATTGAGCTTTGTATTGCTCCAATTGCATTCATTGGTGTTAGAACG GAAATATCTCTAGCTATATTGCCCTTTTTAATGTTGGAATCATTCAGAGTGATTTGTCTCGGATCGATAATAATACTTTATCCTACGTTGGATATTCCATTACAATTGATACATTTTATCGCATTTTTTA TCGTCGACTTATGTTTGTTCGTGGTGATGTGCTATTGCTTCAAAGAAATAAGAGAGAAGAATTACTGCCGAGAAGCCGTCGTCATTCACGAAGCTATGCACTCGGGAAGAAGGAAGATAAGTCGTTTAGGTTCATCGCTAAATATGGATATGTTTACACCACCCAGATCTTATGATAATTTATCCTAA
- the LOC135833993 gene encoding uncharacterized protein LOC135833993 has translation MNGSKLIMMKHKQIEFKDSLNFFHTRLAALPDMFGIEDAEKGYFPHYFNTLPNQNYCGSIPEAKYYGMDEMGLKERKKFEEWYNDQKSKNVTFNFQEEIRKYCIADVNVLRKSCIKFRKLFYDLMGIDPLAATSTIASACMTAYRTNFIPPNTIPLMTFPSYRMRDNQSMLAVRYLKYFEDMHGVQLESAYRGWEKQIGKYKVDGYHPSFPMEKLGPVPEDMPSVRPLIIEINGCYYHGCPKCFANRTTAVKSKDSKEYVNMDMRYKNTLKKLEHLLSLPEAPYVITKWECEIYNECRSNPTLKHYMTNVQIPTPIYSNREPFFGGRTENFYWYYRVDPEKNEKIRYLDVNSLYPYVNKTCASEENKLACNHSDNEREIMGTYTCIELNKAVEKGYQIKEIYEVWAYKSTKYNIQTNSGGLFVNYINTFLKIKQEASGFPPHVQSDDDKRKFIEEMKLREGVTLDLEKIEPNPGLRSLSKLCLNSLWGKFGQRNNQRQVKVIKDGPEFFEYFSNPAIDITDTTFVTDDLVYVHWEYLEETAIDTPFINPVLSAHVTAEARLVLYSYLEKLQDRVLYCDTDSIIYIERPGDEQIETGPYLGQMGNELEKEGEGAYITEFISGLNDLPDNILEKILDSVYWKQYYTTLPYVSQRLQKSCIERIFKIMHPKTKASKDHTLVVDNYKNRRNGRNGEIIINRFRRGLIPCNCLSKQGRKKEVRYIKRYVIELKVGRPFFNDDHDTGESDLEE, from the exons ATGAATGGTTCAAAACTGATAATGATGAAACATaaacaaattgaattcaaaGATAGCCTAAACTTTTTCCATACCAGACTGGCTGCTCTACCTGATATGTTTGGCATTGAAGATGCAGAGAAGGGGTATTTCCCCCATTATTTCAACACTTTACCGAATCAAAACTACTGTGGCTCTATCCCTGAAGCAAAATATTACGGTATGGATGAAATGGGTCttaaagaaaggaaaaaattcgaagaatgGTACAATGATCAAAAATCCAAGAATGtgacattcaattttcaagaagagATCCGAAAGTACTGCATTGCAGATGTAAATGTACTAAGAAAATCTTGTATAAAGTTTCGAAAACTATTCTACGATTTAATGGGGATAGACCCTCTAGCAGCAACATCAACAATAGCCAGTGCCTGCATGACTGCTtacagaacaaatttcatacCGCCAAATACCATCCCTTTGATGACCTTTCCATCATATCGAATGAGGGACAATCAATCAATGTTGGCAGTTCGATATTTGAAGTACTTTGAAGATATGCATGGTGTTCAATTAGAATCTGCTTACCGTGGATGGGAAAAGCAAATTGGCAAATATAAGGTTGATGGCTACCATCCGTCATTTCCTATGGAAAAATTAGGTCCAGTTCCTGAAGATATGCCAAGTGTAAGACCATTGATTATCGAAATTAATGGATGCTATTATCACGGATGTCCAAAATGTTTTGCCAATCGAACAACAGCTGTTAAATCGAAAGATAGTAAAGAATATGTCAATATGGACATGCGATATAAGaatacactgaaaaaattagaacatctTCTTTCTCTGCCTGAAGCCCCTTATGTTATCACTAAATGGGAATGTGAGATCTATAATGAATGCAGAAGTAATCCTACTCTGAAGCATTATATGACAAATGTCCAAATTCCAACCCCGATATACTCCAACCGTGAACCATTCTTCGGTGGCAGGACAGAAAACTTTTATTG GTACTATAGAGTGGACccagaaaaaaacgaaaaaattcgcTATCTAGATGTGAATTCTCTCTATCCTTACGTTAACAA AACATGTGCCTCTGAAGAAAATAAACTTGCATGTAACCATTCCGATAATGAAAGAGAAATTATGGGTACCTATACATGTATTGAACTAAATAAAGCTGTAGAAAAAGGATACCAAATCAAAGAGATCTATGAAGTTTGGGCTTATAAATCCACAAAATATAACATTCAAACCAATTCAGGCGGCTTATTTGTAAACTATATAAATACGTTCTTGAAGATAAAACAAGAAGCCTCAGGGTTTCCACCTCATGTCCAGTCAGATGacgacaaaagaaaatttattgaagaaatgaaacttCGAGAAGGCGTAACCCTagatctggagaaaattgaaccTAATCCAGGCCTAAGATCTCTGAGCAAACTCTGTCTAAATAG tcTCTGGGGAAAATTTGGGCAGAGGAACAATCAAAGGCAGGTGAAAGTCATAAAGGATGGACCCGAATTCTTCGAATACTTTTCAAACCCAGCAATAGACATAACAGATACAACTTTTGTTACTGATGATTTAGTTTATGTCCACTGGGAATACCTTGAAGAAACAGCCATTGATACACCCTTTATCAATCCAGTACTCAGTGCTCATGTAACTGCCGAAGCCAGGCTGGTCCTATAtagttatttggaaaaattacaagatAGAGTACTCTACTGTGATACAGATTCAATTATCTATATTGAAAGACCAGGAGATGAGCAAATAGAGACAGGACCTTACTTAGGCCAGATGGGAAATGAACTGGAAAAAGAGGGTGAAGGAGCCTATATAACAGAATTCATTTCTG GCTTAAACGATTTACCAGACAAtatcttggaaaaaatattggataGTGTATATTGGAAGCAATACTACACAACGCTACCCTACGTCAGTCAACGATTGCAAAAGTCTTgcattgaaagaattttcaaaatcatgcatCCCAAAACTAAGGCATCAAAGGATCACACTTTGGTTGTTGACAATTataaaaatcgaagaaatgGAAGAAACGGCGAAATTATCATTAATAGATTCCGCAGAGGGCTCATTCCATGTAATTGTTTAAGCAAACAGGGTCGTAAAAAAGAAGTACGATACATCAAGAGATATGTCATTGAGCTAAAGGTAGGCCGCCCTTTCTTCAACGATGACCACGACACAGGCGAATCGGATCTCGAAGAataa
- the LOC135834688 gene encoding uncharacterized protein LOC135834688, with protein MVGIECCGNSLGLGTLLILNLHVVSEVVIVIVQMLTPNKSNEEFDKLTRIFGVHVVIWMSLVAAFYGIFNDKPFLMIPQIILQTCVVIVAAVNVLLLISLSHFRILVLTELHKYLPQKLEMSYFHLYAAIVLGLLFVGLYFYFLMVVYGYYKKLKRESRFNKSVSKSSTITEEIIL; from the exons atGGTTGGTATCGAGTGTTGTGGAAATTCATTGGGATTGGGCACATTGCTGATTCTAAATCTGCATGTC gtaagcGAAGTTGTGATTGTAATTGTTCAAATGTTGACACCGA ATAAGAGTAATGAAGAGTTCGACAAATTGACACGAATCTTTGGTGTGCACGTAGTCATATGGATGAGCTTGGTTGCTgcattttatggaattttcaac gATAAACCGTTTCTTATGATACCTCAAATTATACTTCAAACATGTGTCGTTATTGTGGCAGCTGTAAATGTCCTTTTGTTGATCTCTTTAAGCCATTTTCGAATCCTGGTATTAACAGAATTACATAAGTATCTTCCACAGAAACTGGAGATGAGTTATTTTCACCTTTATGCGGCGATTGTGCTTGGTCTTTTGTTTGTAG ggctgtatttttatttcttgatgGTTGTCTACggttattacaaaaaattaaagagagAATCCAGGTTCAATAAATCTGTTTCGAAATCATCGACCATAACCGAAGAAATAATACTTTGA